The following are encoded in a window of Paenibacillus polymyxa genomic DNA:
- a CDS encoding molybdopterin-containing oxidoreductase family protein, whose product MDHRNSAPPEATLQQDLQMGQRMTEQQDGIFPAVCPLDCPDTCGLLLHKENGKIVKVTGNPDHPITKGAICNKVRNMTERVYDPDRVLYPLKRIGPKGEGKFERISWEEAVDTITGRFKELIRMDGPESILPYSFYGNMGVLSVDGMDRRFFNALGSSQLDQTICSVAGNEGWASVMGFKGGTSPEDTEDADLIIVWGGNVISTNMHQVVLAEKARKKGAKVVVIDVHRNRTAQWADWFIPLYPGTDTALALGVMNVLFAQGLTDDEFLHRYTVGHEELREHVKTYTPERVSRITGVPEADIIRLAEMYGTARAAYINIGNGLQHHDNGGMNVRAVTCLPALTGQWLKHGGGASRSNGAYGKFNGANLARPDLRQNPDARVINMNRIGEALLQKEQPIKALFVYCSNPVVVAPDSERVTEGFGREDLFTVVHDLFLTDTARYADIVLPAASSFEGTDLYKSYWHHYVQMQEPVIAPLGESKSNYELFSLLGRAMGFDEAAFTESEEDMIVGALDNPTNPYLNGVTLEALKKSPFVKLDMTPKATYLDRLTTPSGKIELYSEKMKQAGLPAMPSYVPLIEGYDGEHRPQADERYPLMFISPPNHNFLNSTFANLPKHQRLEREPLLQIHPEDAQTRDIADGDLVTVWNDRGTYELKAKVTDLMLPGTVISQGLWWEGKGRRQRANVLTSDRLSDMGQGATFFSTVVNVKRQ is encoded by the coding sequence ATGGATCATCGTAATAGCGCGCCTCCTGAGGCCACGCTTCAACAAGACTTACAAATGGGGCAGCGGATGACGGAGCAGCAGGACGGTATTTTTCCAGCTGTATGCCCGTTAGATTGCCCGGATACGTGTGGGCTCCTGCTTCACAAGGAAAATGGAAAGATAGTCAAGGTGACTGGGAACCCGGACCATCCTATTACCAAAGGGGCTATTTGTAACAAAGTTCGCAATATGACGGAGCGGGTATATGATCCTGATCGGGTGCTCTATCCGTTGAAACGTATAGGCCCCAAAGGAGAAGGGAAATTTGAACGTATTAGCTGGGAGGAGGCAGTCGATACCATTACAGGTCGGTTCAAGGAGCTGATACGTATGGACGGACCGGAATCTATTCTCCCCTACAGCTTTTATGGCAATATGGGCGTATTGAGTGTGGATGGAATGGACCGCCGATTTTTTAATGCGCTGGGTTCAAGCCAACTGGATCAGACGATATGTAGCGTGGCAGGGAATGAAGGCTGGGCGTCCGTTATGGGTTTTAAGGGCGGCACCAGCCCGGAGGACACGGAGGATGCAGACCTCATTATTGTGTGGGGTGGAAATGTCATTAGCACCAACATGCATCAGGTCGTTTTGGCTGAGAAAGCACGTAAAAAAGGTGCTAAGGTAGTCGTTATTGACGTTCATCGCAACCGGACGGCGCAATGGGCGGATTGGTTCATTCCGTTATATCCGGGGACGGATACGGCGCTCGCGCTGGGTGTTATGAATGTACTGTTCGCTCAGGGACTGACGGACGACGAATTTTTACATCGCTACACGGTAGGCCATGAGGAACTGCGCGAGCATGTTAAGACATATACACCAGAGCGAGTTTCGCGGATTACCGGCGTACCGGAAGCGGATATCATCCGTTTGGCGGAAATGTACGGAACTGCGCGAGCAGCGTATATCAATATCGGCAATGGGCTTCAGCATCATGATAATGGCGGTATGAACGTACGTGCGGTTACATGCTTGCCTGCGCTCACTGGACAATGGCTGAAGCACGGCGGGGGAGCGTCACGCTCTAATGGCGCTTATGGCAAGTTTAACGGCGCCAATCTGGCGCGTCCTGATCTGCGACAGAATCCGGATGCACGGGTGATCAACATGAACCGGATCGGAGAAGCGCTGCTACAAAAGGAACAGCCGATTAAGGCGTTATTCGTATACTGCAGTAACCCGGTAGTTGTAGCCCCCGATTCGGAACGGGTGACTGAAGGATTTGGACGAGAGGATTTGTTCACAGTCGTTCATGACCTGTTTCTTACGGATACGGCCCGTTATGCCGATATTGTGCTGCCTGCAGCGTCTTCCTTTGAAGGTACAGACCTATATAAATCCTACTGGCATCACTATGTTCAGATGCAGGAACCCGTCATTGCTCCGCTCGGGGAAAGCAAAAGCAATTATGAGCTGTTTAGCCTGCTCGGACGGGCTATGGGCTTTGACGAAGCTGCCTTTACGGAAAGTGAAGAGGACATGATAGTGGGCGCGCTTGATAATCCAACGAACCCTTATCTCAACGGTGTAACTTTGGAAGCCTTAAAGAAGTCACCTTTTGTAAAGCTCGATATGACGCCAAAGGCTACTTATTTGGATCGTTTAACCACGCCTTCAGGCAAGATTGAGTTGTATTCGGAAAAAATGAAACAAGCAGGTCTGCCCGCGATGCCTTCTTATGTGCCGCTGATTGAAGGGTACGACGGAGAGCATCGACCGCAAGCGGACGAGCGGTATCCATTAATGTTTATTTCACCGCCAAACCATAATTTTCTGAATTCTACTTTCGCTAACTTGCCCAAGCATCAGCGACTGGAGCGGGAGCCCTTGCTACAAATTCACCCGGAGGATGCTCAGACAAGGGACATCGCGGATGGGGACCTGGTTACCGTATGGAATGATCGGGGGACGTATGAGCTGAAAGCGAAAGTCACCGATCTAATGCTGCCCGGTACAGTGATTAGTCAGGGATTATGGTGGGAAGGCAAAGGACGCAGACAGCGTGCCAATGTGTTAACCTCTGATCGGCTGTCGGATATGGGACAGGGGGCTACTTTCTTCTCAACGGTGGTGAATGTGAAGCGCCAATGA
- a CDS encoding formate/nitrite transporter family protein: MASYKPGQIAEKTVETGVAKANNPWTVAVVLGFLAGAFIALGFLLDIRVIASAPKEWGSIATFIGAAVFPVGLVLVLIAGGELLTGNMMAVPLARWAGRIKTGALLRNLAIITLSNFAGALFVAFFFGHVLGLTETGPYLDKVVDMAGHKLHESFLQSFISGIGCNWLVALAVWLAYSTDSIGGKIMGIWFPTMAFVAIGFQHVVANMFLIPAAIFAGHFSWADYVMNFIPVWLGNLVGGSLFVAGAYWLAYLKKPQTNALPANESPTTSSVAHQIR; this comes from the coding sequence ATGGCGAGCTATAAACCGGGGCAAATTGCTGAAAAGACGGTGGAAACAGGAGTGGCCAAGGCGAACAACCCGTGGACTGTGGCGGTGGTACTGGGATTTTTGGCAGGTGCATTTATTGCACTCGGTTTTTTGCTGGATATACGTGTTATTGCAAGTGCGCCTAAAGAATGGGGAAGCATTGCCACCTTTATTGGAGCTGCGGTGTTCCCCGTAGGTCTGGTATTAGTTTTGATCGCCGGCGGAGAATTGCTGACCGGCAATATGATGGCGGTCCCTTTGGCGAGATGGGCAGGACGGATTAAGACAGGAGCCTTGCTTCGTAACTTGGCGATTATTACGCTCAGTAATTTTGCAGGTGCGTTATTCGTTGCATTTTTCTTTGGGCATGTGCTGGGTTTGACAGAAACGGGCCCTTATCTGGACAAAGTGGTGGATATGGCAGGACATAAGCTACATGAAAGCTTTTTGCAGTCTTTTATATCGGGTATAGGATGTAACTGGCTCGTAGCACTGGCTGTATGGCTGGCATATAGCACAGACTCTATCGGTGGCAAAATTATGGGCATTTGGTTTCCAACAATGGCCTTTGTCGCTATTGGATTTCAGCACGTTGTTGCCAATATGTTTCTCATTCCGGCGGCTATTTTTGCAGGCCACTTTTCGTGGGCAGATTATGTTATGAACTTCATTCCGGTCTGGCTGGGGAATTTGGTAGGAGGTAGCCTGTTTGTGGCTGGAGCCTACTGGTTGGCCTATTTGAAAAAGCCTCAAACCAACGCACTTCCAGCGAATGAATCTCCAACTACTTCTTCGGTTGCACATCAAATCCGTTGA
- a CDS encoding FAD-dependent oxidoreductase translates to MKVAVIGCTHAGTAAIVNTAKCYPDAEITVYERNDNISFLSCGIALYVGGVVKDPHGLFYSSPDQLSDLGVVTKMLHEVTSVDTAGKTLHARNLQTGEEFTDTFDKLIVTTGSWPIIPKLEGIELDHILLCKNYNHSNDIIEKAQHVQNITVVGAGYIGVELVEAFQMNGKNVTLIDSADRILNKYLDHEYTDRIESSLKEHGIKLVLGETVSRFEGTNGKVSKVVTSKGEYETELVILCIGFRPQTDLLKGQVDMLPNGAIIVDNYMQSSCPDVFAAGDSCAIRYNPTGKTAYIPLATNAVRMGTLVARNLVQPTIAYMGTQGTSGIKIYEDNIAGTGLTEAAATDEGMTVEAVTIEDSYRPEFMPTSEKVLLKVVYEQETRRILGAQIMSKVDLTQSINTLSVAIQNHMTIDQLAFVDFFFQPHYNKPWNFLNAAGLQALPTISERNPVTV, encoded by the coding sequence ATGAAAGTAGCAGTTATCGGATGTACACACGCAGGCACGGCAGCTATCGTCAACACAGCTAAATGTTATCCAGATGCAGAAATTACCGTTTACGAGCGTAATGATAATATTTCATTTTTATCTTGTGGTATTGCCCTGTATGTAGGTGGTGTCGTTAAAGATCCACACGGCCTGTTTTATTCGTCTCCAGATCAACTGTCTGACTTGGGTGTAGTGACCAAGATGCTTCACGAGGTAACGAGTGTGGATACGGCAGGCAAGACGCTGCATGCACGTAATCTCCAAACAGGTGAAGAATTTACAGACACATTTGATAAATTGATTGTGACCACAGGATCATGGCCCATTATTCCAAAGCTGGAGGGCATTGAACTTGATCATATTTTGCTCTGTAAAAACTATAATCATTCCAATGATATCATTGAGAAAGCCCAGCACGTACAGAACATTACAGTCGTCGGGGCTGGATACATTGGTGTTGAACTGGTAGAAGCTTTCCAAATGAACGGTAAAAACGTAACGCTGATCGACAGTGCTGATCGTATATTGAATAAGTATTTGGACCATGAGTATACAGACCGGATTGAAAGTTCCCTGAAGGAACATGGCATTAAGCTGGTACTTGGCGAAACGGTGAGTCGTTTTGAGGGTACGAACGGTAAGGTGAGTAAAGTCGTGACCTCTAAAGGAGAATATGAAACAGAGCTTGTTATTCTCTGCATCGGTTTCCGACCTCAAACGGATCTGCTCAAAGGTCAGGTAGATATGTTGCCTAACGGTGCGATCATTGTGGATAACTATATGCAAAGTAGCTGCCCGGACGTGTTTGCAGCAGGTGATAGTTGTGCAATCCGCTATAATCCGACAGGTAAAACGGCTTATATCCCTTTGGCAACCAACGCAGTTCGTATGGGTACGCTGGTAGCACGTAATCTGGTACAACCAACGATTGCCTACATGGGAACCCAAGGAACTTCGGGTATCAAAATTTACGAAGACAATATCGCAGGAACAGGCTTGACGGAAGCGGCGGCAACGGACGAAGGCATGACTGTAGAAGCTGTAACCATTGAGGACAGCTACCGGCCTGAATTTATGCCAACCTCCGAAAAGGTATTACTGAAAGTGGTATATGAGCAGGAGACACGAAGAATTTTGGGGGCTCAAATTATGTCGAAGGTGGATTTGACTCAATCCATTAACACACTATCCGTAGCCATTCAAAATCATATGACCATTGACCAGTTGGCCTTTGTCGATTTCTTCTTCCAGCCGCATTATAACAAGCCTTGGAATTTCCTGAATGCAGCAGGCTTGCAAGCATTGCCTACAATATCCGAACGGAACCCAGTTACTGTATAA
- a CDS encoding glutathione peroxidase: protein MSVYSHNAVTPANQEVSLDTYTGKVLVIANTASKCGLTPQYGDLQKLYDEYKDRGLVVLGFPCNQFGGQEPGSSEEAAEFCQLNYGVSFPVFAKVDVNGPDTAPLFEYLKKQQPGEQEDGTIQWNFTKFIVNREGVPVGRFEPKESPEAMKAAIEQLL, encoded by the coding sequence ATGTCTGTTTATTCACATAATGCCGTAACACCAGCGAATCAGGAGGTTTCTCTGGATACTTACACCGGTAAGGTGCTGGTTATTGCGAATACCGCCAGTAAATGTGGACTTACCCCGCAATATGGGGATTTGCAAAAGCTTTATGATGAATATAAGGATCGGGGATTAGTTGTATTAGGCTTTCCTTGCAACCAATTTGGCGGTCAGGAGCCGGGCAGCAGCGAGGAAGCGGCTGAATTTTGCCAACTGAATTACGGGGTTAGTTTCCCGGTATTCGCCAAAGTGGACGTCAACGGACCGGATACAGCGCCTCTGTTTGAATATTTGAAAAAGCAACAGCCTGGAGAACAGGAAGATGGAACAATTCAGTGGAATTTCACGAAATTCATTGTGAATCGTGAAGGTGTACCTGTGGGTCGTTTTGAACCGAAGGAGTCACCAGAAGCGATGAAAGCAGCCATTGAGCAATTGCTATAG
- a CDS encoding (2Fe-2S)-binding protein gives MKPLDYDQLEQLAKIVRVTPEDAVYSGPVAEWLEPEKIRSVMEYYGDLLRAEDDLTAAVYFVNQLRGLVFAQHFMVSLCERRLDLSVSNLRFHICYEGQYPSISIQVIDLTELDNTRNNGDDPSPEQAQQVLRDFYSLQMRPILEAIAAVGSASIGQMWGQFPLTLLYFKDRVQPSLTDPQDVERFEQDYMYVTRELKGEVFGRKRNPFTVRLIELDNPYRPGENTYMKPSCCQYYKTGGGQRYCYACPKMSASEREERRLEVMASR, from the coding sequence ATGAAACCACTGGATTACGATCAGCTTGAGCAACTAGCGAAAATAGTGAGAGTCACGCCGGAGGATGCAGTATATTCCGGGCCAGTGGCCGAATGGCTTGAACCAGAGAAGATCCGTTCTGTGATGGAGTATTACGGCGATCTTCTGCGTGCTGAAGACGATTTAACCGCAGCCGTTTATTTTGTGAACCAGTTGCGTGGTCTCGTGTTTGCACAGCATTTTATGGTGTCACTGTGTGAACGCCGTTTGGATCTGTCCGTATCTAATCTCAGATTTCATATTTGTTATGAAGGTCAATATCCCTCTATTAGCATCCAGGTCATCGATCTCACAGAGCTGGACAATACGCGGAACAATGGGGATGACCCTTCTCCCGAACAGGCTCAGCAAGTGTTACGTGACTTTTACAGTTTGCAGATGCGGCCCATATTGGAGGCAATAGCTGCAGTGGGGAGCGCATCTATTGGGCAAATGTGGGGACAGTTTCCGTTGACATTGCTGTATTTTAAGGATAGAGTACAGCCATCGTTGACTGATCCTCAGGATGTGGAGCGCTTTGAACAAGATTATATGTATGTGACACGTGAACTGAAGGGAGAGGTATTCGGGCGTAAAAGAAATCCGTTTACGGTTCGTCTCATTGAATTGGACAATCCTTACCGCCCCGGTGAAAATACCTACATGAAACCGTCCTGTTGCCAATATTACAAGACAGGTGGAGGCCAGCGGTATTGTTATGCTTGCCCAAAAATGTCCGCTTCCGAACGTGAAGAACGCAGACTCGAAGTGATGGCATCACGGTAA
- a CDS encoding ABC transporter ATP-binding protein, with amino-acid sequence MFRLKTANLDIAYEDRLIVEDLNVEIPQGKITALVGANGSGKSTILKTMARIMNPKGGSVLLDGKSIHKQSTREVAKQLAILPQNPTAPEGLTVTELVSYGRFPYQKGFGSMKAEDRKMVEWAIQVTGMSEFHDRPIDQLSGGQRQRAWIAMALAQDTDILFLDEPTTFLDMAHQLEVLHLLEYLNTSEKRTIVMVVHDLNHAARYAQHMIAIKKGKAEAVGTPTEVMSPDVLREVFGIEADIVTDPRTGVPLCLPYALAGQPAVSQAVKEMNVEDKKLVGSVAERRDARAQVAARG; translated from the coding sequence ATGTTTCGTCTGAAAACGGCAAATCTGGATATTGCTTATGAAGATCGATTGATTGTAGAAGATCTGAACGTAGAAATACCGCAAGGGAAAATCACAGCCTTGGTGGGCGCAAATGGTTCTGGCAAGTCCACCATTCTGAAGACGATGGCTCGCATCATGAATCCTAAGGGCGGCAGTGTTCTGCTTGACGGTAAATCCATTCATAAGCAATCCACCCGGGAAGTAGCTAAGCAGCTGGCTATTTTGCCACAAAATCCGACTGCACCGGAAGGATTAACCGTGACGGAACTGGTATCTTACGGACGTTTCCCCTATCAAAAAGGTTTTGGTTCTATGAAAGCGGAAGATCGCAAAATGGTGGAGTGGGCCATTCAAGTAACGGGAATGAGCGAGTTCCACGATCGTCCGATTGATCAGCTTTCTGGCGGTCAGCGTCAGCGTGCCTGGATTGCTATGGCGCTTGCGCAGGATACGGATATTTTGTTTCTGGATGAACCGACGACATTTTTAGATATGGCACATCAACTGGAAGTGCTGCATTTGCTAGAGTATCTAAATACTTCGGAGAAGCGCACCATTGTTATGGTCGTGCATGATTTAAACCATGCCGCCCGGTATGCTCAGCATATGATTGCAATCAAAAAGGGGAAGGCCGAGGCGGTAGGAACTCCAACAGAGGTTATGTCCCCTGATGTGCTGCGTGAGGTGTTCGGGATCGAGGCGGATATTGTAACCGATCCTCGTACGGGTGTACCGCTCTGTCTTCCGTATGCTTTGGCTGGACAGCCTGCGGTGAGCCAAGCAGTAAAAGAAATGAATGTGGAAGATAAGAAACTCGTGGGTTCTGTTGCTGAGCGACGTGATGCTAGAGCACAAGTAGCGGCAAGAGGTTAA
- a CDS encoding AI-2E family transporter, with protein MEITPAWKDRFKKFFLNNKFVLFLLVLLLIGLNILVLTKISYIFTPVMVLLKTIILPVILSGVLYYLFNPLVDVLERNKVKRIYSIVVLFLLIIGVIAIVVTSVVPVIRDQIQGLIQNFPAYSEQVQRQFEKLIGSDFVNQFQNTIQINPSELASKASEKLSSFINNAWTGVGSFLGVVTETVLAIATVPFILFYLLKDGHKLPQFILKMLPPMFRKETDRIMTEMNHQVSSYIRGQIIVSFCIGALLYIGYLIIGLDYSLTLAVIASFTSVVPYLGPVIAITPALIVALVTSPIMLLKMVIVWTVVQLIEGKLISPQIMGKSLRVHPITIIFVILTAGNLFGVVGIVLAVPGYAVLKVIVTHLYSFFKKRSHLYEADKGNASLYEK; from the coding sequence GTGGAAATAACTCCGGCATGGAAAGACCGATTCAAGAAGTTTTTTCTGAACAACAAGTTTGTGTTATTCCTGCTGGTACTGCTGCTGATCGGCTTGAATATCTTGGTGCTTACCAAAATTTCATACATATTCACACCTGTCATGGTGCTGTTAAAAACGATAATTCTCCCCGTCATTTTATCCGGCGTGTTGTACTATCTGTTCAACCCGTTGGTTGATGTACTGGAGCGTAACAAGGTGAAACGAATATACTCCATTGTTGTACTGTTTTTGCTTATTATAGGGGTTATTGCGATTGTGGTTACATCTGTGGTACCTGTAATCCGCGATCAAATACAGGGGCTTATCCAGAATTTCCCTGCCTATAGCGAGCAAGTACAACGACAATTCGAGAAACTGATCGGCAGCGATTTTGTAAACCAGTTCCAGAACACCATTCAAATTAATCCATCTGAGCTGGCCTCCAAAGCTTCTGAAAAGTTATCTAGCTTTATTAATAATGCATGGACGGGTGTGGGCAGCTTTTTGGGCGTGGTTACAGAAACGGTACTTGCGATTGCCACGGTTCCATTTATTCTGTTCTACTTGCTAAAAGATGGACACAAGCTGCCACAGTTTATCCTGAAAATGCTCCCGCCTATGTTTCGTAAAGAAACAGATCGCATTATGACCGAGATGAATCATCAGGTCAGTTCCTATATTCGTGGGCAGATTATTGTCAGCTTCTGTATTGGGGCGCTGTTGTATATTGGTTACCTAATCATTGGATTAGACTACTCTCTGACGCTTGCAGTCATTGCATCCTTTACGAGCGTTGTCCCCTACTTAGGTCCCGTCATTGCCATTACACCTGCGTTAATTGTAGCCTTGGTCACCTCACCGATTATGCTGCTCAAGATGGTTATCGTGTGGACAGTCGTACAGCTCATTGAGGGTAAATTAATTTCTCCACAAATTATGGGCAAATCTCTTCGGGTACATCCGATCACGATTATCTTCGTTATTCTGACCGCAGGCAATTTGTTTGGTGTGGTGGGAATTGTACTGGCGGTTCCGGGGTATGCTGTCTTGAAAGTAATCGTTACACATTTGTATAGTTTCTTTAAAAAACGTTCGCATCTCTATGAGGCGGATAAAGGGAACGCAAGTCTTTACGAAAAATAA
- a CDS encoding LCP family protein: protein MRKFLKWLGISVTAAVLLVGGYYTYSIYHFTNQISVASGQDSKFKPQAQTQTNVQPVEVSLPPEWDGTERVNILLLGGDSRGEDSGRSDSVMVASIDPVTKKATLMSILRDTYVNIPGHGQSRLNAAFSYGGPDLTRQTVSDLLGIPIQYYVYTDFNGFIALVDSVGGIDLDVEKDMHYTSKADKHQFDIDLKKGMQHMDGKTALQYVRFRHDATSDFTRTERQRKFITELGGKIQSTSSLIKLPSILNSISPYIETNLSTTEMLQLASLGFNIDATTVAKQQIPPNELVRGETIKGAQVLGVDERKLKRFIQNLFEQENKPVTTTVDAATTINDTP from the coding sequence ATGCGAAAATTTTTAAAATGGTTAGGCATTTCTGTGACTGCAGCGGTTCTTTTAGTGGGCGGTTATTATACGTATTCTATATATCATTTTACGAATCAAATTTCGGTTGCTTCCGGACAGGATTCGAAATTCAAACCGCAGGCACAAACTCAAACCAATGTACAACCTGTAGAGGTATCGCTCCCACCGGAATGGGATGGGACAGAAAGAGTGAATATTCTGCTGCTAGGCGGCGACTCCCGTGGAGAGGATTCAGGGCGTTCTGACTCCGTTATGGTTGCTTCTATTGATCCGGTTACGAAAAAGGCTACACTTATGTCGATTCTTCGTGATACGTACGTCAATATCCCAGGTCATGGGCAAAGTCGATTGAATGCTGCTTTTTCCTACGGTGGACCGGATTTGACCAGACAGACCGTGAGCGACCTGCTGGGCATACCGATTCAATATTATGTATATACTGATTTTAATGGCTTTATTGCGCTGGTGGATTCTGTGGGTGGTATTGACCTGGATGTCGAAAAAGATATGCACTATACCTCCAAGGCAGATAAACACCAGTTTGATATTGATTTGAAAAAGGGAATGCAGCACATGGACGGTAAAACAGCCTTGCAATATGTACGCTTCCGACATGATGCGACTTCCGATTTTACGCGTACGGAGCGGCAACGCAAATTTATTACCGAGCTTGGCGGTAAAATTCAGTCAACCTCATCTCTAATTAAACTGCCGAGTATTCTAAATAGCATTTCTCCTTATATTGAAACGAATCTCAGCACTACGGAAATGCTGCAATTGGCTTCATTGGGCTTTAATATCGATGCAACAACAGTAGCGAAGCAGCAAATCCCGCCGAATGAATTGGTGCGCGGGGAAACCATTAAGGGTGCGCAGGTGTTGGGTGTAGACGAAAGAAAGCTCAAGCGCTTCATACAGAATCTTTTTGAACAGGAGAACAAACCTGTGACCACGACGGTGGATGCTGCAACCACGATAAATGATACTCCATAA
- a CDS encoding cation diffusion facilitator family transporter has translation MQEQDMGKRAMVSAWISLISNILLTGIKIITGLMFNSKVLVADGVHNAGDVIASATALGAMRISSQPPDEDHPYGHGKAEVIGASVVAVILFGAGIFIGYHSIAALFEPMPQEHILALVAAIISLLWKLWLYIYTIRIGRAANSQGLIATAKDHLADVYASGAAVLGIGLGLIGEHWSISILSYGDPIAGFVVALLVLKLAWEMGRESIDVLMEKAIATEEIESYAAAALSVAEVQRIDRIRAREHGHYIIVDIRASVDASLTIQQGHDIIRLIKGAVMKREPRVYEVLVHLNPWYEDDH, from the coding sequence ATGCAGGAACAGGATATGGGCAAGCGCGCCATGGTCTCAGCATGGATCAGCCTGATTAGCAACATCCTATTAACCGGCATTAAGATTATTACAGGACTTATGTTCAACAGTAAGGTGCTGGTAGCCGATGGTGTGCATAATGCCGGAGATGTGATTGCCTCTGCGACGGCACTGGGAGCGATGCGCATATCCAGCCAGCCGCCGGATGAGGATCATCCTTATGGTCACGGCAAAGCAGAAGTGATCGGTGCAAGCGTGGTGGCGGTCATATTGTTTGGAGCGGGCATATTTATCGGCTATCATTCCATTGCAGCACTGTTCGAACCGATGCCACAGGAGCATATACTGGCATTGGTGGCCGCCATTATTTCTTTGCTCTGGAAACTATGGCTGTATATTTACACGATTCGTATCGGGAGAGCGGCCAATAGTCAGGGTCTTATTGCAACGGCAAAAGATCATCTCGCTGATGTGTACGCCTCTGGGGCTGCTGTACTGGGTATCGGCTTAGGGCTAATTGGGGAGCACTGGAGCATTTCAATCTTATCTTACGGCGACCCTATTGCGGGATTCGTAGTGGCATTGCTAGTTCTGAAATTGGCGTGGGAAATGGGCCGTGAATCCATAGATGTACTTATGGAAAAAGCGATTGCAACGGAGGAAATTGAAAGCTACGCCGCAGCCGCACTGAGTGTAGCCGAGGTTCAACGTATTGACCGTATCCGTGCCCGTGAGCACGGCCATTATATCATCGTGGATATCCGCGCTTCAGTGGATGCCTCTTTGACGATTCAGCAGGGACACGATATTATCCGGCTGATTAAGGGGGCTGTTATGAAGCGGGAACCGCGGGTTTATGAGGTGCTTGTCCATTTGAATCCATGGTATGAGGATGACCACTAG